From one Lolium rigidum isolate FL_2022 chromosome 4, APGP_CSIRO_Lrig_0.1, whole genome shotgun sequence genomic stretch:
- the LOC124706634 gene encoding probable E3 ubiquitin-protein ligase LUL4 — MGGSSSSRRRRDDYYQAPPPHYANYPPPPPPHHHHPPPPPPPHHHHHGPPPPPPPSAAAYYYHQPPPPHAYGPWHPAPQPPHLPPPPPALTGPPPQFVGHQQALKVKNDVNLRKDTIRLLPDPEDPDRRLVSFTFDAVTHGSLLIYYFAKEGKDCSFSSVYPDLQTPTKIPFEKGLAQNYVQPSGSGIDLGFFSLDELSNPSEEVFPLVVYAEACPSPEEGGQPVNSTRAQITLAVIEKHNDDLQVKVIKQILWIDGVRYELKEIFGIVNSTETDVPDADDDDAGKECVICLTEPRDTAVFPCRHLCMCSGCAQALSLQSDKCPICRQPIEKLIEIKVRSPEP; from the exons ATGggcggctcctcctccagccgccgccgccgcgacgacTACTACCAGGCCCCGCCCCCTCACTACGCCAACtacccgccgcccccgccgccgcaccaccaccacccgcctccccctccccctccccaccaccaccaccacggcccTCCCCCTCCACCACCCCCCTCCGCCGCGGCCTACTACTACCACCAGCCCCCGCCCCCGCACGCCTACGGCCCCTGGCACCCCGCGCCCCAGCCGCCgcatctcccgccgccgccgcccgcgctcaCCGGCCCCCCGCCCCAGTTCGTGGGCCACCAGCAGGCCCTCAAGGTCAAGAACGACGTCAACCTGCGCAAGGACACCATCCGCCTCCTGCCCGACCCGGAGGACCCCGACCGCCGCCTCGTCTCCTTCACCTTCGACGCCGTCACCCACGGAAG CTTACTTATATACTACTTCGCCAAGGAAGGAAAGGACTGCAGTTTCTCTTCGGTGTATCCAGACTTACAGACACCAAcaaagatacctttcgagaaaggCCTGGCTCAAAACTACGTCCAGCCCTCTGGCTCTGGCATCGACTTGGGATTCTTTTCGCTGGATGAGCTTTCAAATCCTTCAGAGGAAGTGTTCCCGCTGGTTGTCTACGCGGAAGCTTGCCCGTCTCCTGAGGAAGGTGGTCAGCCAGTGAACTCCACTCGGGCACAGATCACTCTTGCTGTTATAGAGAAACATAACGATGACCTCCAAGTCAAAGTTATCAAGCAAATACTGTGGATTGATGGAGTGCGATATGAGCTGAAAGAAATTTTCGGGATTGTCAACTCCACGGAAACTGATGTTCctgatgctgatgatgatgacgcGGGAAAAGAATGTGTCATCTGCTTGACGGAGCCAAGGGACACGGCTGTTTTCCCATGTAGGCATTTG TGTATGTGCAGTGGGTGTGCACAAGCTCTGAGTCTTCAGTCAGATAAATGCCCCATATGCAGACAGCCTATTGAGAAACTAATAGAGATCAAAGTTAGAAGTCCTGAGCCGTAA
- the LOC124647398 gene encoding uncharacterized protein LOC124647398 produces the protein MEVEMQLDDDLFFAELSKRITVLITDDDDADFVAAAAAAAAAVQFPDAMHLPPGFSMSPHVPSMLAPPTYTLFHHAASYGAATVANSAGDAGRTWQQPQCGSKGTGVFIPRSTPGGAHSKRKGRNWSGSKARAKADGVVAAGTPGKRRA, from the exons ATGGAGGTGGAGATGCAGCTGGACGACGACCTCTTCTTCGCGGAGCTCAGCAAGCGGATAACGGTGCtcatcaccgacgacgacgacgccgacttcgtcgctgccgccgccgccgccgccgccgccgtgcagttccccgacgccatgcaccttccgccg GGTTTCTCTATGTCGCCCCATGTGCCATCGATGTTGGCGCCACCGACCTACACGCTGTTCCACCACGCCGCCAGCtacggcgccgccaccgtcgcgaacagCGCCGGCGATGCTGGCAGGACGTGGCAGCAACCGCAGTGCGGCAGCAAGGGCACCGGCGTGTTCATCCCGCGGTCCACGCCCGGCGGCGCGCACTCCAAGCGCAAGGGCAGGAACTGGAGCGGCTCCAAGGCGCGGGCGAAGGCCGATGGCGTCGTCGCGGCGGGCACGCCCGGCAAGAGACGCGCCTGA